The following are encoded in a window of Streptomyces sp. 11x1 genomic DNA:
- a CDS encoding thiolase family protein translates to MSGSNDVYVVGCGMHAFGRDESVTGMDMAEHAVREALADAGVAWEDIGYAAGGSDVSGKPDTLVGRLGLTGVPFVNVQNGCATGASTVLTVANALRAGEASLGLAVGFDKHERGAFHVSAARYGLGDWYAETGMMLTTQFFALKTQRYLYEHGISERALAMVAARAFRNGSHHPLAWRRKPLTEQEILDSAEVSPPLTQYMFCSPGQGAAALVLALGDRAFDLCERPVRLASLAFRTRRFGSFEVFSPWLPPGPHRSPSVDAAEAVFRTAGVRPADVGVAQLQDTDSGSELIHLAETGLCAHGEQEALLAAGATEATGRIPVNTDGGCLAGGEPVGASGLRQFHEVVRQLQGRAPGVQVPGAPRVGFTHVYGAPGISACSILTV, encoded by the coding sequence ATGAGCGGGTCGAACGACGTGTACGTGGTCGGATGCGGGATGCATGCCTTCGGCCGCGACGAGAGCGTCACCGGAATGGACATGGCCGAGCACGCGGTGCGAGAGGCGCTGGCCGACGCGGGCGTCGCCTGGGAGGACATCGGCTACGCGGCCGGCGGCTCCGACGTGTCCGGCAAGCCCGACACGTTGGTGGGCCGTCTGGGCCTGACCGGAGTGCCGTTCGTCAACGTGCAGAACGGCTGCGCGACCGGCGCCTCCACCGTGCTCACGGTGGCGAACGCGCTGCGCGCGGGCGAGGCCTCGCTGGGGCTCGCGGTGGGGTTCGACAAGCACGAGCGAGGCGCGTTCCACGTCTCCGCGGCCCGCTACGGACTGGGCGACTGGTACGCCGAGACCGGCATGATGCTCACCACCCAGTTCTTCGCGCTGAAGACCCAGCGGTACCTGTACGAGCACGGGATCTCTGAGCGGGCGCTGGCGATGGTCGCCGCGCGAGCCTTCCGCAACGGCTCGCACCATCCCCTGGCCTGGCGGCGCAAGCCGTTGACCGAGCAGGAGATCCTGGACTCCGCCGAGGTCAGTCCCCCGCTCACCCAGTACATGTTCTGTTCCCCCGGACAGGGCGCGGCGGCCTTGGTCCTGGCCCTCGGCGACCGTGCGTTCGACCTGTGCGAGCGACCGGTCAGGCTGGCGTCACTGGCCTTCCGGACCAGGCGGTTCGGTTCCTTCGAGGTGTTCTCGCCCTGGCTGCCGCCGGGGCCGCACCGCAGCCCCAGCGTCGACGCCGCGGAGGCGGTCTTCCGCACGGCGGGGGTGCGGCCCGCCGACGTGGGTGTCGCCCAGTTGCAGGACACCGACAGCGGCTCGGAACTGATCCACCTGGCGGAGACCGGGCTGTGCGCCCATGGCGAGCAGGAGGCGTTGCTGGCCGCCGGGGCCACCGAAGCCACGGGCCGGATACCGGTCAACACCGACGGCGGATGCCTGGCCGGCGGGGAGCCCGTCGGCGCCTCCGGGCTACGGCAGTTCCACGAGGTCGTACGACAGTTGCAGGGCCGGGCACCCGGTGTGCAGGTGCCGGGCGCCCCCCGGGTGGGCTTCACCCATGTGTACGGGGCGCCCGGAATCAGCGCCTGCTCGATCCTGACGGTGTGA
- a CDS encoding Zn-ribbon domain-containing OB-fold protein, whose amino-acid sequence MATRLIDESLFENGEYGDGDPPRLVGARCSGCATVVFPRQDSCPRCSEGTMTPRVLPVSGRVWSWTLQAFPPKSPYRVPAGGHRPYHVGYVDLGEVLVEARLAVPRAEIRIGLPVRLTTMPAYQDEDGTEVVTFAFRPERDGER is encoded by the coding sequence ATGGCCACCAGACTCATCGACGAGTCCCTGTTCGAGAACGGGGAGTACGGCGACGGGGATCCACCGCGTCTCGTGGGCGCCCGCTGCTCCGGCTGCGCCACCGTGGTCTTCCCCCGGCAGGACTCGTGCCCCAGGTGTTCGGAGGGGACGATGACGCCGCGGGTACTGCCGGTGAGCGGGCGGGTGTGGTCGTGGACGCTTCAGGCGTTCCCGCCGAAGTCGCCGTACCGGGTGCCGGCCGGCGGCCACCGGCCGTACCACGTGGGCTATGTGGACCTCGGTGAGGTGCTGGTCGAAGCGCGGCTCGCGGTGCCCCGCGCGGAGATCCGGATCGGCCTGCCGGTCCGGCTCACCACCATGCCCGCCTACCAGGACGAGGACGGAACCGAGGTGGTGACCTTCGCGTTCCGCCCGGAACGGGACGGGGAGCGATGA
- a CDS encoding acyl-CoA dehydrogenase family protein yields MTSTMTETTALSETELADLRETVRSVCADTGGTAAVRRLSEDAPGIDAELWDTLGRQVGLAALGLPESAGGIGGLAEIAAVCEELGRTLAPVPLLSSTVLAGQVLAGCGTADEASAALAEGTVHALAVAAPDGAWRADAVPVAVSWRGGVPLLDGTAPFVLDGADAEALVVAAAGPDGVDVFLADPREPGVTVRRVPTLDLSRGQAVITFSAARARPLTVGGEGADIVSRALDVALVALAAEQLGGAQAALDMTVAHVRERTQFGRAIGGFQAVKHACADMLLQVEAARSAVVRAVRADGSPVALAEAAAVAQAWCGEAFVSVAAECVQFHGGMGFTWEHDAHLYFRRAQSDAVLLGGAAHHRERLAGLLGW; encoded by the coding sequence ATGACGAGCACCATGACCGAGACCACGGCCCTGTCGGAGACCGAGCTGGCGGACCTGCGCGAGACCGTTCGCTCGGTGTGCGCGGATACCGGCGGCACCGCCGCGGTACGCCGGCTGTCCGAGGACGCGCCCGGCATCGACGCCGAGTTGTGGGACACCCTCGGCCGACAGGTCGGCCTCGCGGCCCTCGGCCTGCCCGAGTCGGCCGGAGGCATCGGCGGCCTCGCCGAGATCGCCGCCGTCTGCGAGGAGTTGGGCAGGACACTGGCACCCGTACCGCTGCTGTCCTCCACCGTGCTGGCCGGGCAGGTGCTGGCCGGCTGCGGCACCGCCGACGAGGCGTCGGCCGCGCTGGCCGAGGGCACCGTGCACGCGCTGGCGGTGGCCGCGCCCGACGGGGCGTGGCGGGCGGACGCCGTGCCGGTGGCCGTCTCCTGGCGGGGCGGCGTCCCGCTGCTGGACGGCACCGCGCCGTTCGTCCTCGACGGCGCCGACGCCGAGGCGCTGGTGGTGGCCGCGGCCGGGCCCGACGGTGTGGACGTGTTCCTGGCCGACCCGCGTGAGCCGGGAGTCACCGTGCGCCGGGTGCCCACTCTGGACCTCAGCCGGGGCCAGGCGGTGATCACCTTCTCCGCTGCCCGGGCACGGCCGCTGACCGTCGGCGGCGAGGGGGCGGACATCGTCTCCCGCGCCCTGGACGTGGCCCTGGTGGCTCTGGCCGCCGAGCAACTGGGCGGAGCGCAGGCCGCCTTGGACATGACGGTGGCCCATGTGCGCGAGCGGACCCAGTTCGGCAGGGCGATCGGCGGCTTCCAGGCCGTCAAGCACGCCTGCGCCGACATGCTGCTCCAGGTCGAGGCCGCCCGGTCCGCCGTGGTCCGCGCGGTCCGGGCGGACGGATCGCCGGTGGCGCTGGCCGAGGCGGCAGCAGTGGCACAGGCGTGGTGCGGCGAGGCGTTCGTCTCCGTCGCCGCCGAGTGCGTGCAGTTCCACGGCGGGATGGGCTTCACCTGGGAGCACGACGCGCACCTGTACTTCCGGCGCGCCCAGTCGGACGCGGTCCTGCTGGGCGGCGCCGCACACCATCGGGAACGGCTGGCCGGGCTGCTCGGCTGGTGA